Proteins encoded within one genomic window of Terriglobia bacterium:
- a CDS encoding aminotransferase class I/II-fold pyridoxal phosphate-dependent enzyme: protein MSAERTPKKPREEYHLRTRLIHGSFATGRWDYDHHVVPPQSSSATYRLSSVHRGAQGFIEFATPESRRAPIYIYDRLDEPSRGMLEENLAAAEGGEMAVTFATGMAAVSAALGILTAAGEQIVAHHILYGSTHSLMTSWLPRYKVRTDFCDLGDPESLLRVATQDCRVVYFETPVNPTMELIDLAAVRHVVDRLNAGRSAAERIHIVVDNTFATPYCQRPLAHGVDLVVHSLTKDICGFGTEMGGAVIGANSYYNHLMLYRKDFGGVL, encoded by the coding sequence ACCGCGCGAAGAGTACCACCTGCGCACGCGCCTGATCCACGGAAGCTTTGCCACCGGGCGCTGGGACTACGATCACCACGTCGTGCCGCCGCAGTCCAGTTCCGCCACCTACCGGCTTTCCTCGGTGCATCGCGGCGCGCAGGGCTTTATCGAATTCGCCACGCCCGAATCGCGGCGCGCGCCCATCTATATCTACGACCGGCTGGACGAGCCGAGCCGGGGCATGCTCGAGGAAAACCTGGCGGCTGCCGAAGGCGGGGAGATGGCGGTTACCTTTGCCACCGGCATGGCCGCGGTCAGCGCCGCGCTGGGCATCCTCACCGCGGCGGGCGAGCAGATCGTCGCGCACCACATCCTGTACGGCTCGACGCACAGCCTGATGACCAGCTGGCTGCCGCGTTACAAGGTGCGCACGGACTTCTGCGACCTCGGCGACCCCGAATCGTTGCTGCGCGTGGCCACCCAGGATTGCCGCGTGGTCTATTTCGAGACGCCCGTCAATCCCACCATGGAGCTGATTGACCTGGCGGCAGTGCGCCATGTCGTGGACCGCCTGAACGCCGGGCGGTCCGCTGCGGAGCGCATCCACATCGTCGTGGACAACACCTTCGCCACGCCCTATTGCCAGCGTCCGCTGGCACACGGCGTGGATCTGGTGGTGCACAGCCTGACCAAGGACATCTGCGGCTTCGGCACGGAGATGGGCGGCGCGGTCATCGGCGCCAACAGCTACTACAACCACCTGATGCTTTACCGCAAGGATTTCGGCGGGGTGCTCT